A single region of the Brassica rapa cultivar Chiifu-401-42 chromosome A03, CAAS_Brap_v3.01, whole genome shotgun sequence genome encodes:
- the LOC103856466 gene encoding phosphoinositide phosphatase SAC4, with protein MTTSSSSMENGGGSSSSSGSSSLHGCMQEFKLFQTHSNFYMIGWNGSGVYRVLKIDRLGASELNVSEDSTAYTKKECYELLKRIHEGNKATGGLKRVAVCYGIIGFIKFLGPYYMLIITERREIGEICGHRVYEVSKSEMISLQHSSVLGNIANSRDENRYKRLLCMVDLTKDFFFSYSYNIMRSFQKNVCDHESGGTLYKKMFVWNEFLTRGIRHHLRNTVWTVALVYGFFKQTTLSEAGRNFKLTLIARRSRHNAGTRYLKRGINESGNVANDVETEQIVSEDVPEDNPMQISSVVQNRGSIPLFWSQETSRMILKPDIVLSKRDLNYEATRLHFENLVERYGIPIIILNLIKTKERRPRESILRAEFANAIDFINKDLPEENRIRFLHWDLHKHFQSKTANVLALLGKVAACALMLTGFFYYQVTPAMKLDGGMSLSSSDADMSTHNSSDDDSGEYDSLEKNLPPSKNVANGDYDKPGMLQRGVLRTNCIDCLDRTNVAQYAYGWAALGQQLHALGIRDAPTIELDDRLSSALMGLYERMGDTLAYQYGGSAAHNKVFSERRGQWRAATQSQEFLRTLQRYYNNAYMDADKQDAINIFLGTFQPEKGRQAIWELRSDSRSNGQNGEISIEEDERFLVKRCLSDGNILHESRTPMSAMSSKHESISHKGFVSSRQVNHVTSESSPDMPAAGDVSLSRCTPSMPSTHFFGDAKKIQHNGSSSYYLSEQEDMSSVSNFVDVEWLSSSENLCENDQLYRPSALTSYSTAEVSSSENIISEVKQSTPAISENGSSSRKGKEPMEGEPSTKIHDDFTDSFKQWVAFGEALCH; from the exons ATGACCACCTCATCCTCATCAATGGAGAATGGAGGAGGCTCATCCTCCTCCTCTGGATCATCTTCCCTTCATGGCTGTATGCAAGAGTTCAAGCTCTTCCAGACTCATTCG aatttcTATATGATTGGTTGGAATGGTAGTGGAGTGTATAGAGTGCTAAAGATAGACCGGCTTGGTGCGTCTGAGCTTAATGTCAGTGAGGACTCTACTGCTTATACCAAAAAAGAATGCTACGAGTTGCTTAAACGGATACACGAAGGAAACAAGGCCACAGGCGGACTGAAACGTGTTGCTGTCTGTTATGGTATCATtg GATTCATTAAGTTTTTGGGACCATATTACATGCTGATTATTACTGAAAGAAGAGAGATTGGTGAAATTTGTGGTCACCGGGTTTATGAAGTGTCAAAGAGTGAGATGATTTCATTGCAGCATTCTAGCGTGCTTGGCAACATTGCAAATTCAAGAGACGAGAACAg GTACAAGAGGCTGCTGTGTATGGTGGACCTTACGAAAGACTTCTTTTTCAGCTATTCTTACAATATAATGCGAAGTTTCCAGAAGAATGTGTGCGACCATGAGAGTGGGGGTACTCTCTATAAGAAAATGTTTGTGTGGAACGAGTTCTTGACTCGAGGAATTCGACATCATCTTCGGAATACTGTGTGGACCGTAGCGTTGGTGTATGGTTTCTTTAAGCAG ACAACTCTTTCAGAAGCTGGACGGAATTTCAAACTCACTCTTATTGCTAGGCGTTCCCGCCATAATGCTGGAACCAG GTACTTGAAACGAGGAATAAACGAAAGTGGCAATGTCGCTAATGATGTCGAAACAGAGCAGATAGTGTCTGAGGACGTTCCTGAAGACAACCCCATGCAAATAAGTTCTGTTGTGCAGAACCGTGGCTCAATCCCTCTGTTCTGGTCACAGGAAACCTCACGGATGATTCTTAAACCGGATATTGTAT TGTCAAAAAGGGACCTGAACTATGAGGCAACTAGACTTCACTTTGAAAACCTTGTGGAGCGATATGGAATCCCCATCATTATTCTGAACTTGATCAAG ACAAAAGAGAGGAGACCCAGGGAGTCGATTCTCCGGGCAGAGTTTGCCAATGCAATTGACTTTATAAACAAAGATCTGCCTGAAGAAAATCGTATAAGATTCCTTCATTGGGACTTGCACAAACATTTCCAGAG CAAAACAGCAAATGTCTTGGCACTTCTTGGCAAAGTGGCTGCATGTGCTTTGATGCTAACAGGTTTCTTTTATTATCAAGTTACCCCAGCAATGAAGCTCGATGGTGGTATGAGCTTGTCTTCTTCTGA TGCCGACATGTCTACACATAATAGCTCTGATGATGATAGTGGGGAATATGATTCCCTAGAGAAGAATCTTCCCCCAAGTAAGAATGTTGCTAATGGCGATTATGATAAGCCCGGCATGCTTCAGAGGGGCGTGCTGAGGACCAATTGCATAGATTGCCTTGATCGTACAAATGTTGCTCAATATGCATATGGTTGGGCTGCTCTAGGACAGCAGCTCCATGCTCTGGGAATTAGAGATGCTCCAACAATAGAACTTGATGATCGTTTGTCTAGTGCTTTAATGGGGTTATATGAAAGAATGGGAGATACACTAGCTTACCAATATGGTGGATCTGCTGCCCACAATAAG GTTTTCAGTGAGAGAAGAGGCCAGTGGAGAGCAGCAACCCAGTCACAAGAGTTCTTGAGAACTCTGCAACGTTATTATAATAATGCATATATGGATGCGGATAAACAAGACGCCATTAATAT ATTTCTTGGTACATTCCAGCCTGAAAAAGGGAGGCAGGCGATTTGGGAGTTGCGTTCAGATTCCCGCTCTAATGGACAAAATGGAGAGATAAGCATAGAGGAAGATGAAAG ATTTCTTGTGAAGAGGTGCTTATCGGATGGTAATATTCTGCATGAAAGTCGCACACCGATGTCCGCAATGAGTAGCAAGCATGAAAGCATATCACATAAAGGCTTCGTGTCTTCACGCCAAGTGAATCATGTAACTTCAGAGTCATCACCAGATATGCCAGCTGCTGGGGATGTATCATTATCGAG GTGTACTCCGTCAATGCCTAGCACACATTTTTTTGGAGATGCGAAGAAGATTCAACATAATGGTAGTAGCTCCTATTACTTGTCCGAGCAGGAAGACATGTCTAGTGTCTCAAATTTTGTTGATGTCGAGTGGCTTTCGTCATCGGAAAATCTATGCGAGAACGATCAGTTGTACAG GCCGTCAGCGCTCACAAGCTATTCAACCGCGGAAGTGTCATCATCAGAGAATATCATCAGTGAAGTAAAACAGTCAACGCCTGCTATAAGCGAGAACGGATCAAGCAGCAGGAAG GGAAAAGAACCTATGGAAGGCGAACCATCCACAAAGATTCACGATGATTTTACTGATAGCTTCAAACAATGGGTAGCATTCGGAGAAGCACTCTGCCATTGA
- the LOC103856468 gene encoding DNA repair protein RAD51 homolog 1, translated as MTTMEQRRNQNTVQQQDDEETQHGPFPVEQLQAAGIASVDVKKLRDAGLCTVEGVAYTPRKDLLQIKGISDAKVDKIVEAASKLVPLGFTSASQLHAQRQEIIQITSGSRELDKVLEGGIETGSITELYGEFRSGKTQLCHTLCVTCQLPMDQGGGEGKAMYIDAEGTFRPQRLLQIADRFGLNGADVLENVAYARAYNTDHQSRLLLEAASMMVETRFALMIVDSATALYRTDFSGRGELSARQMHLAKFLRSLQKLADEFGVAVVITNQVVAQVDGSALFAGPQFKPIGGNIMAHATTTRLALRKGRAEERICKVISSPCLPEAEARFQISTEGVTDCKD; from the exons ATGACGACAATGGAGCAGCGTAGAAACCAAAACACTGTTCAGCAACAAGACGATGAAGAGACCCAGCACGGCCCTTTCCCCGTCGAACAGCTTCAG GCGGCAGGTATAGCTTCTGTTGATGTGAAGAAGCTTAGGGACGCTGGTCTCTGCACTGTCGAAGGTGTTGCATATACGCCAAGGAAAGATCTCTTGCAGATTAAAGGAATAAGCGATGCTAAAGTTGACAAAATCGTTGAAGCAG CTTCAAAGCTGGTTCCTTTGGGATTCACTAGTGCTAGCCAGCTCCATGCTCAGAGACAGGAGATCATTCAGATTACCTCTGGCTCCCGCGAACTAGACAAAGTTCTTGAAG GAGGAATTGAAACCGGATCCATCACTGAGTTGTATGGTGAGTTCCGCTCCGGGAAGACTCAGTTGTGCCATACACTGTGTGTAACTTGTCAA CTTCCTATGGATCAAGGGGGTGGAGAGGGAAAGGCGATGTACATTGATGCCGAGGGAACATTCAGGCCGCAAAGACTATTGCAGATAGCTGACAG GTTTGGACTAAATGGAGCTGATGTACTTGAAAACGTTGCCTATGCGAGGGCTTATAATACTGATCATCAGTCGAGGCTTCTGCTTGAAGCAGCATCAATGATGGTTGAAACAAG GTTTGCTCTTATGATTGTGGATAGTGCTACCGCTCTCTACAGGACAGATTTCTCTGGAAGGGGAGAGCTTTCGGCTCGACAAATGCATCTTGCAAAGTTCTTGAGAAGTCTACAGAAATTAGCAGATGAG TTTGGTGTGGCTGTTGTTATAACGAACCAAGTAGTTGCGCAAGTAGATGGTTCTGCTCTTTTTGCTGGTCCACAGTTTAAGCCGATTGGTGGGAATATCATGGCTCATGCCACCACAACAAG GCTGGCATTGAGGAAAGGGAGAGCAGAGGAGAGAATCTGCAAAGTGATAAGCTCGCCATGCTTGCCTGAAGCAGAAGCTCGATTTCAAATATCTACAGAAGGTGTAACAGATTGCAAGGACTGA
- the LOC103856469 gene encoding glucan endo-1,3-beta-glucosidase 5 produces MGRHDTYHKLIFFSLSILLLHIPLKNVDALACNWGTQASHPMPPNIVVKLLRDNGFNKVKLFEADPGALRALGKSGIQVMVGIPNDLLASMASTVTNAELWVQQNVSQYISKYGTDIRYVAVGNEPFLKTYKDRFVKSTYPALQNVQAALVKAGLGRQVKVTVPLNADVYESGDGLPSSGDFRSDIKTLMVSIVRFLADSVSPITFNIYPFLSLNADPNFPREYAFFPGSGGGGGGAKPVVDGSISYTNVFDANFDTLVSALEKNGFDAEKVEIIVGEVGWPTDGDVNASPALAQRFNQGLLNRIVQGKGTPRRKTAPEVYVFSLVDEDAKSIDPGKFERHWGIFSYDGAVKYPLSLGNGRQLVPAKGVRYQAREWCVLSPQAAAGNGPNGATWTSSVEYACQLADCTSLGPGSSCAGLDSAANASYAFNMYFQKMDHRRGSCVFNNLGVVTKIDPSSGSCRFPIEIDTSRHDETLRPRKSSGAGEGKWGTVVTAAMAVVWAVFY; encoded by the exons ATGGGTCGTCATGATACATACCACaaactcatcttcttctcccTATCCATATTGTTACTTCACATCCCATTGAAGAATGTAGACGCCTTGGCATGCAACTGGGGGACACAAGCGAGCCATCCAATGCCACCAAACATAGTGGTCAAGCTCCTCAGGGACAACGGGTTCAACAAGGTTAAGCTATTCGAAGCTGACCCTGGCGCACTAAGAGCCCTTGGCAAATCAGGTATCCAAGTCATGGTTGGTATCCCCAACGATCTCTTGGCATCTATGGCGTCCACTGTCACCAACGCCGAGCTTTGGGTTCAACAAAACGTCTCTCAATACATCTCCAAATATGGAACCGACATAAG ATACGTAGCCGTGGGGAATGAGCCATTCTTGAAGACCTACAAGGACAGATTCGTCAAATCAACATACCCGGCGCTGCAGAACGTTCAAGCAGCTCTGGTGAAAGCTGGTCTCGGCCGACAAGTCAAAGTCACGGTGCCTCTCAACGCGGACGTCTACGAATCCGGCGACGGTCTCCCTTCTTCCGGCGACTTCCGTTCCGACATCAAAACACTAATGGTCTCCATCGTTCGCTTCCTCGCCGACTCAGTCTCGCCCATCACTTTCAACATCTACCCTTTCCTCTCTCTCAACGCCGACCCAAACTTCCCCCGCGAATACGCCTTCTTCCCAGGctccggcggcggcggcggcggagctAAGCCTGTAGTCGACGGATCGATCTCTTACACTAACGTCTTCGACGCGAACTTCGACACTTTAGTCTCGGCGTTAGAGAAGAACGGATTCGACGCGGAGAAGGTGGAGATCATCGTCGGAGAAGTCGGATGGCCTACCGACGGCGACGTGAACGCGAGTCCGGCGTTGGCTCAGAGATTCAACCAAGGCTTGCTAAACCGTATCGTTCAAGGAAAGGGAACGCCTCGCCGGAAAACGGCGCCGGAGGTTTACGTATTCTCGTTAGTCGACGAGGACGCGAAGAGCATCGATCCCGGAAAATTCGAGCGTCACTGGGGAATATTCTCTTACGACGGCGCCGTTAAGTATCCGCTCAGCCTCGGTAACGGACGTCAGTTAGTTCCCGCGAAAGGGGTTCGTTACCAGGCACGTGAGTGGTGCGTGCTCTCTCCTCAAGCCGCGGCGGGAAACGGACCAAACGGTGCCACGTGGACGTCGTCTGTAGAGTACGCGTGTCAGCTCGCTGATTGCACCTCTCTGGGGCCAGGATCCTCTTGCGCGGGTTTGGATTCCGCCGCGAATGCGTCTTACGCGTTTAATATGTATTTTCAGAAGATGGATCATCGTCGAGGATCATGTGTTTTCAACAATCTAGGGGTTGTTACTAAGATTGATCCGTCGAGTGGTTCGTGTCGGTTTCCTATTGAGATTGATACGAGCAGGCATGATGAGACGTTGCGTCCGCGGAAGAGTTCTGGTGCGGGTGAAGGGAAGTGGGGGACGGTGGTGACGGCGGCGATGGCGGTTGTTTGGGCGGTGTTTTATTGA